The Campylobacter curvus genome includes the window TTTGCTCCGGACGTTCTTATCGTAGTCGATGCGATGAGTGGATTTGATGACGGTAAGATCGAGTTTTTCGACCTTAGTGATGAACGCGACTATATCTACTCGACGCACAATCTACCTACTCCGGTGCTACTTAGTTATTTGCGTAAAATTTGTCCCAAGACGCTTTTTTTAGGTATTAGCGTGCTGCTTGAAAACGTGCTCGACTTTAAAGAGGGCCTGAGCAAGAGCGCAAAAAATAGTGCCCAAAAAGCTTACGAGAGAATTTTGGAGATCGAGAGGAATTTAAACGAGCAGGGCTAAATTCGGCTTTGATTCGTTTAAGGTAGTCGGTTTGCCTTGAGGGTTTGGCTAAATTTATCTTGTTTGTAAATTTAGTCAAATCTCAAAGCAGACCTGTTGGTAGATTTGCGGTTTAGTGCCGTAAATTTAGTCTTTAAGCTATTTAAAGAACAATAAAAGGAGATAACATGTTAAATCCTGCAGACACCGCGCAAGCCGTATCTAGCTCGATGGAGCATAAGGCGCATTCGCCTTTGCCGACCGTGATCTTCCTAGCGATCATGGCAGGTGCAGCGATTGCTATGGGTGATATTTTCTGGGCTCACTCGACCGTCGGTATGGCTGAAAATCAGTCCATAGGCTTATCAAATTTCATCGGCGGCATCACATTTAGCTGTGGTTTGATGATGGTCGTTTTTTACGGCGGGCATCTTTTCACGAGCTCCGTGCTATCAGGCGTGAGCGCTTACGATGGCAAGCTACCTTTTGGCAAGACGATCGGATACTGGGCCATTGTTTGGGTATTCAACTTCGTTGGCGGCGCGCTGATTGCGTATATGTATTATTACTCCGGCTTGCCGCTAAAATACGACGGCTACATCTTGCAGCATTTCATCCCGGCGGCTGTGGGCAAGATCACCGCACCGTTTCACGAGCTCTTTTTACGCGGTATCTTTTGTAACGTCTTTGTTTGTATGTCTATCTGGACTGCGACATCTGAAAACGACCTTGCGGGCAAATTTTTTGCCATCATGTGGATGATCGGCGCGTTTGTCGCTTGCTCGATGGAGCACTGCGTGGCAAATATGTTCATCATCACAGAAGCCATCATCGCAAAAGGACACTATCTAGCGGCTAACGGCGGCGATCTAGTAGCGACCGCTACGGCTTTGGGACATGGTATGACGGCTGAAAAGCTAGACGTGATAAACTGGGGCAACTTCATCGGTAAGAACCTAGTACCTGTAACACTGGGCAACATCGTCGGCGGACTATTTTTCGTCGGTCTCGTCGGATTTATGGCAAATAAATTCGATATGAAAAAGAAAGCTTGATTAAATTTCATCTATACTCGCCTTTGCTAGCACGCTAGCTGGCGGGTATAGACTTGCTATTTTGCTTCCAAAGTTGCAAATACAATAAAGCAGAGCAAACTACTAAATTTACACTCAAATTTATTTGTTACAAGCGCTCAGATATTCGAGCTGGTATAGCTTTGTAACTTTTGATAGTCGATTATGAGAAACTCGTGCGGAGTGATTTTCCTGATGATGTCGTCTTTTATGAGCTCGTTAAACGCAGTCGATGCGCTTTGACGCTTTAGCCCGACAAAGCTTGAGAGCACCTTTAGAGAAAATGGCAAAAACACGTAGTGATAGCCGTTTTGCTTTAGGTCTTGCTCGTTTGCAAGCTCGATGAGGAAATTTGCGATCCTGCCCTTCGCGTCCTCAAATAGTATGGACTTTATGATTTGATTTTGCAGGGTTATGACGTTTAAAAGCGCCTTGTAAAAGGCTCTGGCAAAGTCGGCGTTGCCTAAAATTTCAGCCGATTTCTCGGCGTCTATGAGGTAAATTTTGCTGTCTTCTAGTATCTCTATCACGCAGTTTTCGTCAAGTACCGCGATATTGTCGTTTTGCAGATGATAAAGGATAAATTCCTCTCCC containing:
- a CDS encoding hydrogenase 3 maturation endopeptidase HyCI, encoding MRKALLCIGNPLRGDDDVGNEVGRIVTQNLSDWRVFYGEDVPENEFANIREFAPDVLIVVDAMSGFDDGKIEFFDLSDERDYIYSTHNLPTPVLLSYLRKICPKTLFLGISVLLENVLDFKEGLSKSAKNSAQKAYERILEIERNLNEQG
- a CDS encoding formate/nitrite transporter family protein; translation: MLNPADTAQAVSSSMEHKAHSPLPTVIFLAIMAGAAIAMGDIFWAHSTVGMAENQSIGLSNFIGGITFSCGLMMVVFYGGHLFTSSVLSGVSAYDGKLPFGKTIGYWAIVWVFNFVGGALIAYMYYYSGLPLKYDGYILQHFIPAAVGKITAPFHELFLRGIFCNVFVCMSIWTATSENDLAGKFFAIMWMIGAFVACSMEHCVANMFIITEAIIAKGHYLAANGGDLVATATALGHGMTAEKLDVINWGNFIGKNLVPVTLGNIVGGLFFVGLVGFMANKFDMKKKA
- a CDS encoding Crp/Fnr family transcriptional regulator, which produces MKKSRLGLLQTQILEILNKSELDKFELENLPKASTIYTDDIKVVILKSGLAKLSFFEEGEEFILYHLQNDNIAVLDENCVIEILEDSKIYLIDAEKSAEILGNADFARAFYKALLNVITLQNQIIKSILFEDAKGRIANFLIELANEQDLKQNGYHYVFLPFSLKVLSSFVGLKRQSASTAFNELIKDDIIRKITPHEFLIIDYQKLQSYTSSNI